Sequence from the Candidatus Neomarinimicrobiota bacterium genome:
GTTTGAAGGCGACGAAGTGATCACCACCTACAGGCAGGGCGATTTTGTCGATCTCTGCCGAGGCCCTCATCTCGTCTCCACGGGGATGATAAAGCATTTCAAACTTCTGAATACGGCAGGCGCATACTGGCGCGGAGACGAAAACAATAAAATGCTTCAACGCATTTATGGCACGGCATTTTATAACAAAAAAGAGCTGGATGCCTATCTTAAGCAGATTGAAGAAGCAAAGGAGCGGGACCATCGGAAACTAGGAAAGGAGCTGGAATTGTTCTTTTTCGATCAGCTTTCTCCCGGAAGCCCTTTTTTCATGCCAAAGGGTGCATTTCTGTATCACCAACTGGAGAACTTTATACGGGAACTGTACAGTGAATTTGGTTACGAGGAAGTGATCACCCCTCAGTTATATGATATTGAACTGTGGAAAAAGTCCGGCCACTGGGATCTATTCAGGGAGTATCTCTATCACATGAAAATTGGTGAACGGGAATTCGGCCTTAAACCTATGAACTGTCCCGGCCATACAGTTATCTATGCTTCTAAGCTTCATTCTTACAGAAACCTACCGCTCCGAATCGCAGACTTCGGTCGGCTCCATAGGTTCGAGCGTGCCGGAGTTATATCGGGACTTACGCGGGTCCGAAGCTTTAGTCAGGATGATGCACATATTTTTTGCACTCTGGATCAGATCGGCGATGAAATCAGCGATCTGATAAGAATGGTCGGTATTGTGTTTGAAACTTTTGGTTTTCAATCTGTAAAAGTGGAATTGAGTACACGGCCTGAGAAGGCGCTGGGTGCCTCGGAACTATGGGAAAAATCCGAGGCGATGCTGGAAACTTCCCTAAAAGAACACAAAATGGATTTTACTGTAGAGGATGGGGAAGGGGCATTTTATGGGCCAAAGATCGATTTCCAGGTGAGAGATGCGCTGGGCCGCTACCATCAACTAAGCACGATCCAGCTCGACTTCAATCTGCCCGAAAGATTTAAACTGGAATATGTTGCTAAGGACGGTTCATATCAGCGCCCCATTATGATTCACCGGGCTATTCTAGGATCCATTGAGCGTTTTCTGGGTGTCTACTTGGAGCACTGCGGCGGTGATTTTCCCCTATGGCTGGCACCCACTCAGGTAGCTGTTCTTCCCATTTCAAACAAATTCGAAGATTACGCCGGGGATCTGCTAAAACAGCTGAAGTCTGCCGGTATCCGGGCTGAACTCGATGACAAGGCTGATAAGGTAGGCGCAAAGATCAGGAATGCCGAAATGAAAAAAATTAATGTGATGCTCATCGTTGGCAAGCGCGAGGCTGAAGCTGGTGAAGTTTCTGTCAGGCGGCGTTTTGAAGGTGATCTGGGTCAAATGAAAGTGACTGAACTAATTCAACAACTTGACAATGAAATAAATAATAGAAGGAGAACAGAAAAATCGCAAAAGTAGAAAAAATAAGAGTTAACGATCGAATAAAAGCGCAGGAAATGAGACTTATCGGTGAAGCTGGTGAGCAGATGGGAATTGTCTCTTTTGATGAAGCGATGGAATCGGCAAGATCAGCAGGATTGGATTTGGTTGAGGTAGCCTCCAATGCAGAGCCTCCAGTTTGTAAAATCATGGACTATGGCAAACTGAAGTATGATCAGAAGAAAAAGGACCAGGAAAGCAAGAAAAAACAGCATATTATTCGTGTTAAAGAGGTTAGATTTCGCCCCCGAATCAGTGACCATGATTTGGGAATTAAGTTAAATCGTGTAAAGAAATTTATTTCTGAGGGCAACAAAGTTAAAATCACCCTCATGTACCGTGGTCGTGAGATGGCAAGGCAGGATCTTGGCGAAACATTGATTCGTCGGATTGAAGAAACTTTGAGTGATGTTGCTGATGTAGAGAAGCGAGGCGACCTTGAAGGCAGACGAA
This genomic interval carries:
- a CDS encoding translation initiation factor IF-3, producing MRLIGEAGEQMGIVSFDEAMESARSAGLDLVEVASNAEPPVCKIMDYGKLKYDQKKKDQESKKKQHIIRVKEVRFRPRISDHDLGIKLNRVKKFISEGNKVKITLMYRGREMARQDLGETLIRRIEETLSDVADVEKRGDLEGRRIAIVMAPK
- the thrS gene encoding threonine--tRNA ligase — protein: MKEITVKVTGYDPRTYPPDTPVSSILKDIDPSRTDNAVAAKVNAQLWDWNRGVESDAEVSSVYADSKEGHALLLHSAAHLMAQAVKELFPDAQMTIGPAIENRFYYDFDVEAPFSDEDLEKIEDRMREHSAADYVVDREVVGRKEAKKFFKEKKESYKIEMIEEFEGDEVITTYRQGDFVDLCRGPHLVSTGMIKHFKLLNTAGAYWRGDENNKMLQRIYGTAFYNKKELDAYLKQIEEAKERDHRKLGKELELFFFDQLSPGSPFFMPKGAFLYHQLENFIRELYSEFGYEEVITPQLYDIELWKKSGHWDLFREYLYHMKIGEREFGLKPMNCPGHTVIYASKLHSYRNLPLRIADFGRLHRFERAGVISGLTRVRSFSQDDAHIFCTLDQIGDEISDLIRMVGIVFETFGFQSVKVELSTRPEKALGASELWEKSEAMLETSLKEHKMDFTVEDGEGAFYGPKIDFQVRDALGRYHQLSTIQLDFNLPERFKLEYVAKDGSYQRPIMIHRAILGSIERFLGVYLEHCGGDFPLWLAPTQVAVLPISNKFEDYAGDLLKQLKSAGIRAELDDKADKVGAKIRNAEMKKINVMLIVGKREAEAGEVSVRRRFEGDLGQMKVTELIQQLDNEINNRRRTEKSQK